The Astatotilapia calliptera chromosome 2, fAstCal1.2, whole genome shotgun sequence genome includes a window with the following:
- the LOC113029762 gene encoding uncharacterized protein LOC113029762 — protein MEVEKARMEAALNALKQEGEAEAALAAARVLEAAVLDQAESVKPPDIPATIAAAVSRTQEYVDTHFHNNTNMEGESKHSREQKCDLDNTHTTGPDISAAAARGYPPSSPPVWQPKLPPPHWSNYVGAAKPQRQADVSDLAALLSRRDLLTAGLTVFDNKPETYLAWRSTFHNATEDLNLKCSEELDLLTKWLSGESLQHALRIRAVHVNNPETGLQRLWQRLDRIYGSSEVIEASLFKRLESFPRVTPRDNHLLQELADLLLELEAAKNEGYLPGLSFLDTPRGINPIVEKLPHTLQESWIKQGSKYKKEHRVHYPPFSYFVQFVNSNAEMKTDPSFILQNYSTGHMRIERPLVRQSHFRAPLTANKTQVGTPSNKSNTHSLDPDKRCPVHMKPHSLAKCRGFRMKTLDERKSLLKGLSICYKCLSSTEHRAKDCKADIRCLECKSDTHISAMHAGPPPWRSGSFDSTPEAHGGEPDIPSSTVTTSNCTEVCGQGQQGRSCSKICMVKVYHSTAPQMKTKMYAILDDQSNVSLARSPFFDMFNVHGEAFPYTMKTCSGTTNKTGRRAHGFVIEGVDGKVSIPLPTLTECNQIPDNRSEIPTPEAAAAHHHLAHIAAQIPPLDPEADILLLLGRDVIQAHKVRRQANGPNEAPYAQKLDLGWVIVGDVCLSGAHRPTLNSYKTNILDNGRPSFLSPCGNRIYTKVKITEECPLFESTQVKDELGKHIFQQTTDDDKMALSAEDKTFLNIMHKEFAKDDANNWVAPLPFRHPRRRLPNNREQALNCLMSLRKTLKRKTEMKDHYMEFMKRIFDKGHAERAPPLKPHQECWYLPHFGVYHPQKPAKIRIVFDSSAQFENVSLNQVLCKGPDLNNSLVGVLLRFRGDPHAVMADVEQMFHNFTVREDHRDYLRFLWFRDHDLDGEVDEFHMTVHVFGNCPSPSVAIYGLKKTAVEGEKEYGSDVREFIERHFYVDDGLKSFPSETQAIDVLHRTQRMLAQSNIRLHKISSNSPVVVSAFPSEDLATGPQELQRGQHAPLMQRSLGLGWDLSTDQLSFQVEINDRPFTKRGVLSVINSLYDPLGFAVPVSIEGRSILREISMDISEWDAPLPREKQDKWQQWKDSLKHLQQLKISRMYTSISLSESQRKEMHVFCDASTKAVGAVAYLKLTAGNGLSEVGFLLGKARLAPKPDITIPRLELCAAVLAVEVAEMVQQELHTTIDEVNFYTDSKVVLGYIFNEKRRFYVYVHNRVERIRRSTQTHQWHYVPTQLNPADHATRALPAEHLSHSTWLSGPAFLTDSGQRQIQKEPFDLVCPENDTELRPDIVSCATFLSKKELGTTRFERFSNWSRLLKTIARLLHIAESFKGETESTCRGWHKCNNYATEEQLQQAKVTIIRAVQKEVYADDIKRMEQSESIRTQSPLSKLSPYIDADAVLRVGGRLARAQLSTDETHPMLIPSKHHITQLMIRHFHAQVCHQGRHFTEGAIRAAGFWIVGGKRAVSSVIFNCVICRRLRGKQQEQIMSDLPEDRMCTDPPFTCVGLDVFGPWPVTVRKTRGGQAEAKRWAVIFTCMSTRAIHIEVIEAMDTSSFINALRRFVAMRGAVKLLRSDCGTNFVSACRELQIDKKGCHNDKINKYLGDRSCEWQFNPPHASHMAGSWERMIGVSRRILDVMLLQHGNAKLTHEVLVTFMSEVTAIVNSRPLTTVSADSEHPEILTPAMLLTQKVGAPPVPPGQFHDQDLFRAQWRRVQYLANIFWGRWRREYLSGLQGRRKWRASKPNLQIGDVVLLKEGQENRIDWPLGLVTKTFPSQDGRVRKIEVKIIRSGECRVYLRPISEVVLLVPKS, from the coding sequence ATGGAGGTCGAAAAGGCCCGGATGGAGGCAGCGCTAAATGCTCTGAAGCAGGAGGGAGAAGCAGAAGCAGCACTTGCAGCTGCAAGGGTCCTAGAGGCTGCAGTTCTGGACCAAGCAGAGTCTGTGAAGCCACCAGACATTCCTGCCACAATAGCTGCGGCTGTCAGCCGCACTCAAGAGTATGTAGATACCCACTTCCACAATAACACTAATATGGAAGGTGAGTCAAAACACAGTAGAGAGCAAAAATGTGACTTAGACAACACCCACACTACAGGGCCGGACATATCAGCAGCAGCTGCGCGTGGGTACCCCCCCAGTTCTCCACCTGTTTGGCAGCCCAAACTTCCACCTCCCCATTGGTCCAACTATGTTGGAGCAGCCAAACCACAACGACAAGCAGATGTATCAGACCTCGCTGCCCTCCTCTCGCGTCGTGACCTACTGACAGCAGGACTGACAGTGTTTGATAACAAGCCAGAGACTTATCTAGCATGGAGATCTACGTTTCACAATGCCACTGAAGATTTAAACCTAAAGTGCAGTGAAGAACTCGATCTGCTCACTAAGTGGCTTAGTGGGGAGTCTCTCCAGCATGCTCTGAGAATCAGGGCTGTCCATGTTAACAATCCAGAAACAGGTCTTCAGCGTTTATGGCAAAGGCTAGACAGGATTTATGGCTCATCAGAAGTTATTGAAGCTTCTCTGTTCAAACGCCTAGAGAGCTTTCCCAGAGTTACTCCGAGAGACAATCACCTTCTACAGGAACTTGCAGATCTCCTCCTGGAACTTGAAGCAGCAAAAAACGAAGGATATCTGCCAGGCCTCAGCTTTCTTGACACTCCAAGAGGCATAAACCCAATTGTGGAAAAACTCCCACATACCCTGCAAGAGTCATGGATCAAACAGGGGTCCAAGTATAAGAAAGAACACAGAGTGCACTATCCGCCTTTCTCCTACTTTGTCCAGTTCGTAAATAGCAATGCTGAAATGAAAACTGACCCCAGCTTTATCCTACAAAATTACAGCACTGGGCACATGAGGATAGAAAGGCCGCTGGTGAGACAATCACATTTTAGAGCCCCGCtaacagcaaacaaaacacaggtTGGCACACCCAGCAACAAATCTAACACTCACTCTCTTGATCCCGACAAACGGTGTCCAGTACACATGAAGCCCCATTCACTTGCAAAATGTAGAGGGTTTAGGATGAAAACACTGGATGAGCGGAAAAGTCTGCTCAAAGGGCTTTCGATCTGTTACAAGTGTCTCtcatcaacagaacacagggcCAAAGACTGTAAAGCTGATATTCGTTGTCTGGAGTGCAAAAGCGATACCCACATCTCCGCCATGCATGCCGGGCCACCCCCTTGGAGAAGTGGGAGCTTTGATTCTACACCAGAGGCACACGGCGGGGAGCCAGACATCCCGAGCTCCACAGTGACTACATCTAACTGCACTGAGGTATGTGGACAGGGACAACAAGGACGGTCTTGTTCTAAAATTTGCATGGTGAAAGTATATCACAGCACAGCCCCTCAAATGAAAACGAAAATGTACGCAATTTTAGACGACCAAAGTAATGTGTCACTGGCTCGTTCTCCCTTTTTTGACATGTTTAATGTACATGGTGAAGCCTTTCCATACACAATGAAAACATGCTCTGGCACAACGAACAAAACAGGCCGTAGAGCTCACGGCTTTGTCATTGAGGGTGTGGACGGAAAAGTGTCCATACCACTACCAACACTGACAGAGTGTAATCAGATTCCTGACAACAGGAGTGAGATACCCACCCCAGAAGCTGCAGCTGCTCATCATCACCTAGCTCACATAGCTGCACAAATACCCCctcttgatccagaggcagatatTCTCCTCCTCTTAGGCCGTGATGTAATTCAGGCTCACAAGGTTCGACGCCAGGCAAATGGGCCCAATGAAGCACCTTATGCCCAAAAGCTTGATCTTGGATGGGTAATTGTTGGGGATGTTTGCCTCTCGGGAGCTCACAGACCCACATTGAACTCCTACAAGACTAACATACTGGATAATGGCCGCCCcagttttctctctccctgtggcAACAGAATCTACACAAAAGTGAAGATCACAGAAGAATGCCCCCTTTTTGAGAGCACACAGGTCAAAGATGAACTGGGCAAACACATCTTTCAACAAACTACTGATGATGACAAAATGGCACTCTCTGCAGAAGATAAGACGTTTCTGAACATTATGCACAAAGAGTTTGCTAAAGATGATGCAAATAACTGGGTCGCCCCCCTGCCCTTTCGTCATCCCCGACGTCGCTTACCCAACAACAGAGAGCAGGCTCTCAACTGCCTCATGTCCCTACGGAAGACATTAAAGAGAAAGACGGAGATGAAAGATCATTATATGGAGTTTATGAAAAGGATCTTCGACAAAGGTCATGCAGAAAGGGCACCCCCTCTCAAACCCCACCAAGAATGCTGGTATCTCCCACACTTTGGTGTTTACCACCCccaaaagccagcaaaaatcaGAATAGTCTTCGATTCAAGCGCCCAGTTCGAAAATGTGTCTCTGAATCAAGTACTGTGTAAAGGCCCAGATCTCAATAACAGCCTTGTGGGCGTGCTTCTCAGATTCCGAGGTGACCCACATGCTGTGATGGCTGACGTGGAGCAGATGTTTCACAACTTCACGGTCAGAGAGGACCATCGTGATTATCTGCGTTTCCTGTGGTTCCGCGATCACGACCTCGATGGAGAAGTGGACGAGTTTCACATGACAGTCCATGTTTTTGGGAATTGCCCGTCCCCCTCAGTTGCCATCTATGGACTCAAGAAGACTGCTgtggaaggagagaaagaataTGGCAGTGATGTAAGGGAATTTATTGAGCGCCATTTTTATGTAGATGATGGGCTAAAGTCATTTCCCTCTGAGACCCAGGCGATTGACGTCCTTCACAGAACACAAAGGATGCTGGCTCAGTCTAACATCCGCCTTCACAAGATCTCATCCAACAGCCCTGTAGTCGTCAGTGCCTTCCCAAGTGAAGATCTAGCCACAGGCCCGCAGGAACTCCAACGTGGACAACACGCCCCACTCATGCAACGCAGCCTTGGGTTAGGCTGGGACCTGTCGACAGACCAATTGTCATTTCAAGTTGAAATCAATGACAGGCCTTTCACCAAACGTGGTGTATTGTCAGTCATCAACAGTTTGTATGACCCACTCGGCTTTGCTGTGCCAGTCAGCATCGAAGGCCGCTCCATTCTGAGAGAGATCTCTATGGACATTAGCGAATGGGATGCACCGCTGCCGAGGGAGAAACAGGACAAGTGGCAACAATGGAAAGATTCCCTAAAGCACTTACAACAGCTCAAGATCTCCCGCATGTATACATCCATCTCACTATCTGAATCTCAGAGAAAAgaaatgcatgttttttgtgATGCATCCACAAAAGCTGTTGGAGCCGTCGCTTACCTGAAACTCACAGCAGGCAATGGGCTCAGTGAAGTTGGGTTTCTTCTTGGAAAGGCcaggctggctccaaaaccaGACATCACAATTCCAAGACTGGAactttgtgctgctgtgctggCTGTAGAAGTGGCGGAAATGGTCCAGCAGGAGCTTCACACTACTATCGATGAGGTGAACTTCTACACCGACTCGAAGGTGGTCCTTGGATATATTTTCAATGAAAAAAGACGcttttatgtgtatgtgcataACCGTGTGGAGCGCATTAGGCGTTCTACCCAGACCCACCAATGGCATTACGTACCCACACAGCTAAACCCAGCTGACCATGCCACACGAGCACTGCCCGCTGAGCATCTGTCTCACTCTACATGGCTTAGCGGACCTGCCTTCCTTACAGATTCAGGCCAACGACAAATACAGAAAGAACCTTTTGACCTTGTTTGCCCTGAAAACGACACTGAGCTGCGCCCAGATATCGTATCCTGTGCCACCTTTCTGTCAAAAAAAGAGCTCGGGACCACAAGGTTCGAGAGATTCTCAAATTGGAGTCGTCTGCTAAAAACTATTGCCAGACTGCTGCACATTGCCGAGTCGTTTAAAGGTGAAACAGAGAGCACATGTCGTGGATGGCACAAGTGCAACAACTATGCTACAGAAGAACAGCTCCAGCAGGCCAAGGTTACTATCATTCGTGCAGTTCAAAAAGAGGTGTATGCGGATGACATCAAGCGCATGGAGCAGAGTGAGTCCATTCGCACACAAAGTCCACTTAGCAAGCTGAGTCCTTACATAGACGCTGATGCAGTCCTTAGGGTCGGTGGCCGGCTCGCAAGAGCTCAACTGTCAACAGATGAGACACACCCCATGCTCATTCCCAGTAAACACCACATAACCCAGCTCATGATCAGACACTTTCACGCACAAGTATGTCATCAGGGCAGACACTTCACCGAAGGTGCAAtcagagctgcaggtttttggATTGTGGGTGGGAAAAGAGCCGTCAGTAGTGTCATCTTCAACTGTGTCATATGCCGCAGATTAAGGGGCAAGCAACAAGAGCAGATCATGTCAGATCTACCAGAAGACAGAATGTGTACAGACCCTCCTTTCACGTGTGTGGGCCTAGATGTTTTTGGTCCGTGGCCTGTTACAGTCAGAAAGACACGAGGAGGTCAAGCAGAGGCCAAGAGATGGGCAGTGATCTTTACGTGTATGAGCACTCGTGCCATACATATCGAAGTGATAGAAGCAATGGacacttcatctttcattaaTGCTCTGCGCCGTTTCGTTGCCATGCGAGGTGCTGTTAAACTACTCAGATCCGACTGCGGCACAAACTTTGTGAGTGCTTGCAGAGAACTCCAAATCGACAAGAAGGGTTGTCATAATGACAAAATCAACAAGTATCTTGGAGACAGAAGCTGTGAGTGGCAATTTAACCCTCCACATGCATCGCACATGGCTGGATCTTGGGAGCGCATGATTGGCGTCAGTCGGCGGATCCTTGACGTAATGCTGCTGCAGCACGGAAATGCAAAGCTCACACATGAGGTGTTAGTGACATTCATGTCGGAGGTCACTGCAATAGTCAACTCAAGGCCACTTACCACAGTTTCTGCTGACTCAGAGCATCCTGAGATTCTCACTCCTGCCATGCTACTCACACAAAAGGTTGGTGCGCCCCCAGTACCACCAGGTCAGTTCCACGATCAGGACCTGTTTAGAGCGCAATGGAGACGTGTACAGTACCTAGCCAACATCTTCTGGGGACGATGGAGGAGAGAGTACCTCAGCGGACTACAGGGTCGTCGCAAGTGGAGGGCATCAAAGCCCAATCTACAAATTGGAGATGTGGTCCTGCTCAAAGAGGGACAAGAAAACAGGATTGACTGGCCACTAGGGCTAGTCACAAAGACCTTCCCCAGTCAAGATGGCAGAGTAAGGAAGATTGAAGTCAAGATCATCCGCAGTGGCGAATGTAGAGTGTACCTGAGACCCATCAGTGAAGTCGTCTTGTTGGTACCTAAGAGCTAA